A segment of the Anaeromicrobium sediminis genome:
TGACAGGTTTAAAATTTAGATTTTCATCAATCTGAACAAGGTTCTCACCTATTCCGCAACGGGCTAAGGTCCATCCATTCCAGCCTTGTGTAGGCTCAAGATTAGGATCTAGCCAGAATACCGCCATATTTAAGGTCTTAGTTTCCTCTAAATTAGAATTATCTGCCTGTTGAGATTCATCTGGTCCATTACAACCAACTGCTACAAGGCATAATGAAAGAACCATTAGAAATATTAGAATCTTTTTCATTTTTATACACTCCTTATAATTTTTTATATATGCTTGGGATCAAGTAAATCTCTTACACTGTCTCCCAAAATATTAAATATTGCTACTACAATAAATATTGCTACTCCTGGATATATTAATAACCAGGGTGCCGTTTGAATATATGATCTCCCCTCATTAAGCATATTACCCCATTCCGGCGTTGGCGATTGTACCCCTAATCCTAAAAAGGATAGTCCTGCCAAGGCTAACATCATACCTCCAATATCTAAAGCAAGCTGTACTACTAATGGTGACATAATGTTAGGAAGTATATAACGAATTATAAGCTTTAGTTTTCCTACACCTGCCATTTTTGCTGCATGTATATATTCACTGTTTTTAACGCCCATCACCAAAACCCTTGTGAGCCTAGCATATTTTGTCCACCAAATTACCGATAAAGCTAGTATCGTATTCCTCATACCTGGCCCTAATATTCCTACTATAGCAATAGCAAAAACTATGTCTGGAAATGCAAGTACTGTGTCTGCTGTTCTCATTATAATGGTATCTATAAATCCCCCATATGTGCCAGAAATTATACCAATTACTAACCCCAATATGAAAACAAGACTTAAAAGCCAAAAAGTCATTCCAAGAGAAACTTTGGCACCATAGAGTATTCTAGAATATATACACCTACCTACTTGATCCGTACCAAAGGGGTACTTATTGTTAGGTTCCTCTAAAATATGTGCAAAGTCTGTTGCCAATGGGTCATTTGGAGCAAATATAGGAGCTATAATAGCTAACAAGATAGTTAATATAGCTATAGACAATGTAATAATAAAAACAACTTTTTTTGTATTTTTATTATTCATTTATAGTTTCCCCCTTTATACTAACCCTTGGATCAAGAGCTTGAGTAATGATATCTACTATAAAGTTGATACTAACATATATTAATGCCATAAAAATAACATAAGACTGTAGCAAAGGATAATCCCTATATGTTATAGCTTGTAATGCCATGGACCCTAGTCCAGGCCAAGAAAAAATATTTTCTACTATAACAGTTCCCCCTAAAAGGAGTGCAATGGATAACCCCAAGAGTGTAATTACTCCTAAAAGTGCATTGGGCAAAATATGTTTAATAATTATTTCACTTTCTCTTATGCCCCTAGCTCTAGCACCTATCACGTAGTCTTGTGTGTATTCTTCCAATATAGCTGCCCTAATTTGTCTTATATACCTTCCCATCAAGGGGATTGATAAGGTCAAAGCTGGTAAAATTACACTTTTTAGAGAGTATTGATCTGTTATCTTAAACCAATGAAGCTTTACAACAAATATATAAATCAATATAAGCCCTAACCAAAAAGCTGGAATTGATATTCCTACAAAAGAAATTCCTCTTATAATATAATCTAATAGTTTATTCTTTTTAATCGCCGATAAGATACCTAAGGTTAGTGAAAAAGCAATCAAAAATAATAATGCAACAACTGCTAATCTTACAGTCATTGAAATTCTTTGTGATAAAATATCTGCAACTGATTCCCTAGTGGAGTAGGAATATCCCAAGTCCCCAGTTAGCAAATCCTTAAGCCAATTTCCATACTGAACTATAAAAGGATCATTCAGTCCCATTTCCTCCCTTGTCTTTTCTAGTAATTCTTTTGTAGGAATAATATCATGAGATGTAAGCATCATCTCAGCTGGATCACTAGGGCTAATATAGGTAAGACTAAAGGTCAAAAATGATGCCAAGAGCATAACAATTAAAAGTTGTAGAATTCTTCTAAATAAATAACTTTTCATAATATCAACCCACCACTTAATTATTTTCAATAATAAATACTTTATTTAATAACTGTTTTTTGTATAAAAAAAGAATCACACTTCTAGTAAGACTAAATAGTATAAATGCAAGCCATAAGCCATGATTTTTATACTCTGGTATAGCAGTAAAATATCCAGTAATAAATACTAGTAGTGATATAACCATTGAATTTCTAATAGGAGCCGTATAGGTACTCCCAGTGAAAATTCCATAATAGACCATTCCGATACCGATGACAAAAGGGAATACCGCTAACCATATAACATATTCCTTACATAGAGAAATAACATCCTCTAAATTTGTAAAGATACTTATAATATGATCTTTAAAAAGTATAATAAAAGCAGACAAAATTATGCTTAGTACTACCGTACACACATTTGAAATAGATATCACGTCTTTATATTCTTTTACATTATTCTCCCCAACACATTTACCAGCAAAAATACTTGAGGCATTAGACAGCCCATCATATATATAGGATATAATATATTGTATTTGATATAATACTGCATTAGCTGCCAGTATAACTGTTCCTAACTCAGTACCCTTAGCGATAAACATATTAGTCATGATTAAAAGGCAAACTGTTCTTATCATAAGGTCAGCATTCACCCCCATTATTTTTTTGATTGCAACCTTATCTAAAAGTTCACTTTTATAATTTAATATTTTAAACATGTTTATCTTTGTGGATATAATATAGTTTCCTATTATAAATCCATAAAACTGAGAAATAAGTGTAGCATAGGCTACGCCTGCTATACCCATCTTCAGAAACATTACAAAAACTATATCTAGGATAATGTTTAGAACATTTGTAGAAACTTGTAAAAACAATGTTTCCTTTACATATTTTCTTCCCATCAACCACCCTAGATTTACATATCCTATAAGGACACAGGGAGCACCCCAAATGAGTATCTTAAAATACGTAATAGCATGAATGACAACATCAGGTTCTGGATTATATATGTACATAGCTATATTTCTAATAAAAACTTGTAATATAATAAACACACTACTTATAATAAGTGCTATCAAAACGGGTCTAAAATAAGCATAATAACTATCTTTTTCATGCTGGCTACCTAGTGACTGTGCAGAAAATCCCGAAGTACTAACTCTTAAAAATCCAAATAGCCAATACAAGGTATTAAATATAACCGCTCCAATTGCAACTCCTCCAATGTATGATGGATGCTCTAGTCTGCCAATGACAGCCGTATCTACTGCCCCTAAAAGAGGTTGGGTTACAGTGGATATAATAAAAGGTATTGCCAGAGATAAATATTCTTTATAGTTCATAGATTTCCTCACAATTTATAATGTTATTTTTATTAGGCCTATAACCCTTAAGCACATTAAACCTAAGTTCTCAAAAAGCCTATTGATGTAAGTCTAAAATGTACTTTAGAATGGTTTTTAAAATCACCCTTTTTAGCTTTATATACTTAAGTTTCATCATGGTGATTTTCCATAAAGATAATTAGTGAAAATAATAAAGTCTCTTAGCAAACGCTAAGAGACTCTTTTCCCATCTAAAAAAGTAACTTTAAAATAACTAGACCGAAATTTATCCCCTTTCGTCTAACCTTATTATCATTTAAGGCAGGTCTCCTGACTTGTAGTTCAATCTCATTCTACCCTTCCCAGATATTTATCCAGTGGCGTTTTAGAATTCGTCCCTACTTACAGTGGTGGGTCCGTGTCGGATTTTCACCGACTTCCCTATTCTCCTTTTCTTACAAGGCACCTTAACATAAGTATTTAATTTTAGATATTATCAGAGTAGTCCTTCTAGAAGATTCATCTTTTAGAGTAATCCACCCAAATTCCTTTTTCATAAATTACTTTAATACATATTTAAATATTCCATTTATAATTATATAAATGTTATATCCAAAATGCAATAGAATTTATCTGTTCTCTTATTCAAATAATAAATCCTTATTCCATAGCCACCACTTAAGTACATCTGTACAGCTTTTAATTTAAACTCTTTTGAGTATTTATTTATCTTTTATTAATTTCTTGACTAAATTAATAAAAGATAGCATTGATTTTAATCAGTGCTACCTTTCTATCATACATAATATTCTCTAGAAGTTTGTTGTTAAATTACTTCTTTGTATCAATTATATTTTGTATTAGAGCTTTACATTTTCCACAATCAGTTCCTGCTCCTGTTACTTCTCCAACTTTTTCAACTGTATCTGCCCCATCTTTAACTGCATCAACTACGGCTTCCATAGAAACCATTTTGCACCCACAGGCTAATGCTAATATTTTTTTTATATCTTTAATACAATTACCGCAACCTGTTCCTGCTCCTGTAATTTCTTGTATTTCCTCTATAGTACGAGCACCACCAACCATTGCTTTCCTAATATCACCATAACTCACTTGTTTACAGTGGCAAATAATTCTATTTACAGGTATAAGAACAGCCGTTACATAAAGATCTCCATCAGTTCTCATAGAATGCATTGTTCCAGCAGGAGCAATAAATACATCTCCTACCTTTAACTCTACTTCCCCATCTGCTAATACGCCAAACCCTGAACCCTTTATGCAATAAAATACTTCATCTTGAGTTGCATGTTCATGGAGAGGAACTTTTGTATCGGTAGTGATATGATATACCTTTGTTTCAATAGCTTCTTTTATAGCATTTAAATCCATACTCTCACTCCTTGTCCAGTTATTATTACCTTTACAATTCACACTTCTAAATTCTCTAGGACTAATGCCTGTATATTTTTTAAAAAACCTTGTCATATTAGATGATTCTGTAAAACCTAATTCATTGGCAATTTCACTGATACTCTTTTGTTCAAAACATAGTTTAAGTTTTATTTTAAAAATAAGTTGTTGAATAATATATTGCTTTGCGGACATATCAATAGCTTTCCGTGTCATTAAGTTAACTGTTTTTTTAGAAACATGCATCATATTAGCATAGCCTTCTACAGTTTTCTCTTTATGAATATATTCTTCCACTAATTCAGTGAACTGTATAAAAATTTCATTTTTTATCTGTCTTGAAGCCTCTTCTCCTAAGATACTGTTCAGTATTAATAGGGCAAAAGTTCTGAAAGCTGAAGCCATCACTTCATAATTTATAATGCTATCAGTATTTGTGTACATACCATGTATTATATCTAAAAGTTTTGTTAAGGTTGAAGCATGTACATCTATAAAATTCACATGGGGATTCAAATAGCTTTGCTTAAACAAATCTTTTACTTCAGAAGTATTATTACTTAAAAATTCACATAGAAATCCCTCTGTAAACATAATTAAATACCCTTCTAAATTATGAAACTCACTATAGCTATGAACACGGTCCTTTGAGATAATTAAGATTTCACCTGGTCCAATGGTATATTCTAAAAAATCAATTTCATGAATACATTTACCTTCAGTAACAAAAATCAAGTTGTAAAAATCAGTACGAAAATGCTTCTTTATGAAAGAAGTATTTGCAGATTCAAAAAAACTTTTCAAGGATATAATTTCGAAACCTTTATTTTTTTTCCTATTTCTAAACTTAATCTTTTCTACCTTGCCCATATTATCTCCTTATATTTCACCGATTGTACTGTAAAATTTCATTTCATCATAACCACCAACAACACCTAATTATATTATTTATAGTACATCTAAAGTATTATTTAAATTAAGGCCGTATTTAAAAATAATATTATATATAAGTTTTTTAATGGAACCTTAATATAAGGTTCCATTATATAGTATTTTAAGAACATTTCTATTTAACTATGCCCTAAGTTTTTATCCTCTAAATTCTATCAATTCTCCGTCAGGACCCACAAATACTACTCTACGCCAACCTTCTTCTCTTGCCTCTCTTGCTCCAACAGGGTGAGGTTCAGTATCAACAGGAATACCAGCATTTATTAGACGGGTATAATCCTCGTCAAAGTTATCGCTCTCAAGACAGAAATGAAATCCTTTATTTGTTGAACCAGTGGACACATGTATCAACTCTAAAGTGGTATCGCCTAGTTTAAGATAAACTATTTTTTCTACTGTGGGTACAGGCACATCATGTTCATAATATTTTTTGAACCCAAAATGTTCTTCGTAAAAATTTATAGATTTAGCTCTATCCTTAACAATAAATGCTACATGATCGATTCGTTTAAACATAGATTATTCCTCCCAATATATGTTGAAATTAAAACTAATAATACTGTCACCGATGACAGAACACCATAGTCCATAAAATTACCTTCCTACACTAAGAAACTACCCTTATTATATAATTCTTTCTTCAATTTCGTAATGTTATTCCTATACCAAAAACAATCATAACGAAACCTTTTAATGCTAATAGGGAATATATCAATAATTAAAAAACACCCAAATATCACCATATGCTAGGTAAAATATAAGGGTGTTGTTTTAAATAATTGTTTTTTGTTTTCATCCGTTAATCTGCTCTTTGTACTTTTCTCCCCATATGCACATAGAATCGAGTATTGGTTTAAGACTACTTCCTGTTTCTGTTAGAGAGTATTCAACCCTTGGCGGCACTTCAGCATAGACTTTTCTCTCAACAAGCCCATCTTCTTCCATAGACCGTAGTTGTTGAGTAAGAACTTTTTGACTAATTGACCCTATGGATTTTTTTAATTCTCCAAAACGCTTAGTTCCATTTATGAGGTCTCTTAATATTAATACCTTCCACTTATCTCCTATAAGTGTGAGAGTTGTTTCAACTGGACAAAGTGGTAATTCTTTCTTCACAAAATCACCTCCTATTAGTTACCTGTAGGTATCTATAGCACTTTCAAGTGCTTACTTGCACTAGTCTACTATAGGATTTATTATATACACGTGGCCACTATAAATCAAATTAACCCAAGGTAATTGAATAGAAAATTCATTATTACTTTTAAATATTTCAAAATGTATTAAATAATCTATAACTTTTATAAGGAGATGTTGAATATGAATGGAGTAGTAAAATTTTTAAGTGAAAACCCAGTACAATACTTTGCAACAATTGGATTAGATGGTAAACCTAAGGTGCGTCCTTTCCAATTTATGCTTGAGAAAGATGGAAAGTTATATTTCTGTACTAGTAATGAAAAGGATGTTTTTGCACAACTTAAAGAGTTCCCATATGTTGAGATTACAACTTCAAGCCCAACATTTGCATGGATCAGACTTAGTGGAAAAGCTGTATTCTCCACTGATATAGAAATTAAGAAGGCTGTACTTGAAAGCAGTGAGCTTGTAAAATCTCTATACCAAACACCAGAAAATCCAATCTTTGAAATTTTCTATCTAGAGGATGCACAGGCAGTTATGGCTGACTTTTCTGGGAATCCTCCTGTAGAATATACTCTTTAGTCATACTATAGATAAATGAAAATATGGAAATAAGTCCTGAATGTTTTCATACACCCAGGACTTATTAATTTAAGCTTAAATATTCTTATTTCATTAATAGTTTTGTTTATATGGAATCCAATAGATTCTATTATAAAATGTTGAGATAAGTGAGCCTCCATGTTTTAAGGAGGAAAATACAGTAGCTACAAAAGATTATATTTAAGTGTGTTTCAAATGGAGAACGTAGTTCAATTACAAGTCTTTCAGGTGCTCCGACTAAGATATTAGAATAATACTTTTTACTTTTAATCCCAATAAGGAAGTATTACTACTTTCTTGGGATTTTCCACATAACGAAAGGAGTATATTATGAAAAAAGAAACACTTTTAAATAAATTGTTATCATATTTCATTGCTGAAAATAATGAAATGAAAATTATGGATATGCCCTCTGATTATATAGAAAAAAGAAGGCTCCTTAGGGTCTTAATGAATATAAGAATCCCCCAGCCTATAGATTCTAATATCCTTAAGCTTCACGATGATTTTTTATTAGAAGAAACTAAAGAGAAAAATATAGTAAATCCATATGAATTACACACTGTAGCTGAGGACTTTAATGAAACTAAAACACCTCTACTGACAAAGCTTGTTCTATGGCAGGGTGACATTACTACAATAGCTGTAGATGCAATAGTTAACGCAGCTAACTCAAAGATGCTTGGCTGTTTTGTTCCACTGCATAGATGTATAGATAATGCCATACACTCTGCCGCCGGTATAGAGTTAAGGCTTGAATGTAATGAGATTATGGAAAAGCAAGGCTTTGATGAGCCTACCGGTCATGCAAAAATTACAAAGGCTTATAATCTTCCAAGTAAATATGTACTCCATACTGTTGGCCCTATAATATATGACAATCTATCAGAGGAGGATTGTAGGCTACTTGCATCATGTTATACCTCCTGTCTTGAAAAAGCTAGTGAATATGATGTCATTAAGACAGTTGCCTTCTGCTGTATTTCTACTGGCGAATTTAGATTTCCAAAGAATATAGCTTCAAAAATTGCGGTAGAAACAGTATGCAATTGGCTTAAAGTAAATCCCAATAGATTTGATAGAATCATTTTTAATGTTTTTACGAGGGAGGATTATAATGAGTATGCCAGATTATTTAGAGAATATAACTAAAGCAGTTAAGTTTATCAAAGAGGCTGATTATATACTTGTAGGCGCTGGTGCTGGCCTTTCAGCATCTGGTGGTCTAAATTATGGTGACAGCAAGTTATTCAAGGAGTGGTTTCCAAAGCTTTCAGAGCTTGGTATCAATACCATAGCAGAGGCAATTTCTCTATATTGGAGTGCAGATGATTTAAACAGGAGAAATTTTTGGGCTTATTGGTCCAATCATATTAATAAAATACGCTATGAGGTCCCGGCACTAAAACCCTATCTGTATCTATTTGAGGTACTAAAAAGCAAAAACCATTTTATTATAACAACTAACGTAGATGGTCAATTTATTAAGGCTGGATTTAATAAAGAAAAGATATTTGCACCTCAAGGTGATTACGGTCTTTTTCAATGTGAAAAGCCTTGCTGTTATGAACTTTTTCATAACAGGATATTTATTGATAAAATGATTTCAAATATGAATAATGATGAGTTTGCTGTGCAAGAAGATGATATTCCACACTGCCCTAAGTGTGGATCATATATGACAAAAAACCTTCGGGTTGATAATACCTTTGTGGAAGCTCCACATATGAAAAATCAAAATGATTATATAGATTTTGTAAATAACTCAATGAATGGTAAATTAGTACTTATAGAATTGGGTGTAGGCTTTAATACACCTGTTATCATTCGTTGGCCTTTTGAAAGAATCACATCAAGACACCCCAACGCAGTCCTTATTCGAATAAATATGGACTACCCTGAAGTACCTCAAGAAATATCATCAAAAAGCTTATGTATCAGTAACAACATTCTGAAAGTAATAAATGATATTAAGACTAAGAAAATATAAGGAATATCTTCAGATAGAGGCAGGGCTTGTCTGCTATTTAACATTAATTCCTTTTGCCGGGCATGTTGCAACGGTGGCTTTTACAAAAGAGGGACATGCGCCCATAATTTATATACAAAGTACTTTTAAGTTCTAGGAGTTTTTTAGTAACTCTATCATATCTTTTGAGTACATATTAATTAATAATCTTGATACTTCTTCCATGGAATACTTATCCTTATTATTAATCCAAAAGCGAATGACTCCTATAAGCCCTGCTGCCATATATTCAACATAGATTATTCTATGATCTATATTTCTCTCCCCAACTTTGAATGTAGAAGGTTTATCTAGCCCCTCACTTATATGATTCTTTATCACATTTGTGAATTTTATTGATAAGTAGGGTATACTCTCATCTCCTAAAATCACCTTATAAAAATCAATATCTTCTTCAATAGTTTCAAAAACTTTCTTAATTATTTCATAGAAATCATCATACCCTAAGTCATCAATTGTATGAATATTACTGTTAGAATTCATACTCTCTTTCAATTTATTCAAACATTCAGATGTAAGTTGGTCAAGCAAATCATCTTTATCTAAATAATGTAAGTAGAAAGTATTCCTATTAATCATTGCTTCTTCTGCTATATCTTGAATGGTAATTTTATTATAGTTCTTCGCCTTAAGCAAGTCTAAAAATGCTCTTTTTATAGATTTTTTCGTCCGAATTATCCTTAAATCTGTCTTTTTACCCATCGTTTCCTCCTATTTAATAGTCATTAATTATCGTTATGTCTATTATTTATCATCATAACTTTTATTAACCATTGTATCGTATGTTTATACTCTATACAATAGTTAATATAATTACTCTTTAAATTTAAAGAGGTTTTAAAAATGACAATAGCAGTTTTCGGTGTCAGTGGCGCAATTGGTAAGTTACTCGTAAAAAATATAATTAAACAAGAATATCAAACCGAAAAAAGGAGATGAATCTTATGAGTAAAGAATTAAATTTTATTAAAGAAAATCCTATGGGTTTTTTGGCAACAACAGATGAGAGTGGAAAGCCTAGAGTAAGAGGCTGGGGGATTATGATTGATGAGGAAAATAGAATAGTTTTCGGCACATCAAACAAGAAAAAAGTTTTCAGACAGCTAAAAGCTAATCCTCATGCAGAGTGGATAGCTATGGCTAAAGATTACTCAACACTGAGAGTAAGCGGTGATGTAGTTTTTGAAGAAGATATGCAAACTAAATTAAATATTATTGAAAAAACTCCAGTGATAAAAAAACTTTATACTGGAAGAGAAGACGAATTAGAAATCTTTTATCTTGAAAATATTGAATACGATTGGTTTGAAATGAAGATGGAATTCCAAAAGAAATAGGAGATTAAAATATATTTGAATATTAATTATTAAGCACCAAAATATTAATCCTTTATATGAATTTGTAAAGGATTTTCTTCTTGCATGAATATAGTAGAGTTCTAAATTCTTCGATTGAATATTAAAGGAATTTGTCAATAGAAAAAGATTTCTTATAGTTCTAACTAACATATAAACAAAAATGACCATACTAGATACTATTTAGTATGATCATTTTTTAATTGATGATGAGTAGTCCCATTGAATCCTCTAAAACTGCCATTACTTATGATATGGCTCACCGGACATGTTTTAATTGCCGTTTTTAGTATTCAAAAGCATTTAGTAGGAGTACTTAATCTAACCCATTTGCAACAACTTAACAGCTATTTAATTATCATTCAGTATCTTAATTATTCGAGCTAAGTGGTAATACTAATTCTGCATATATATTACCTTGTTCATCATATTTATAATATTCTATACCACCGGGTATAGCATTCTTTACTTCATAATGATCTTTAGTCCAAAAACTAAAAACTTTATTAACCAACATACTACTATCTTCTGCTTTTATTGTTCTTGTAGTAAAATATTCGTACTCTACAACCATGCTGTGAAAGCTACTAATATTTATATCAGATGGTACATTTTCTTTAGGAACTCCTATAAAATATTCAACACCTTTACCATCTGGAATGTATATACAAGCGTATTCAGATATGCCTGCTAAAGGGCTAGAATGGAACTTATCCCAAGAATCATTTAACGTACTTAACTCATTACTACCTTTATATCCTACAAATGTTCTTTTCATTTATGTTCTCCTTTGTGATCCTATGTTTTATTAACTTATAATTAAAAATTTCAATCTCGTTCTCTAATATATTTTTTTACTTCATTTAAAAAAATCAATTATAATGCTCCATTAACAAATTGACTTTGTTTCGTATAGCCTCTTTTAAGCTCTCAGGTTCCAAGATTTTTATGTTTGTTCCATAAGATAAAATATAGCTATAAAACCAGTCATTCAACACGGCCTTATATTTTATACAATAGTCGCCATCTTCATTGACTGTTATACTTTCTTTTTCAAACTCTTGATAAACTCTATCTTTCATTTTTTTATCAATCAATAATTTTATCTCGGACTTCCCCTTATTAACAGTAAAAGGTAGCTTAGTTTTAGGTGCTTTATATAACGTTTTGACAAAACTTTCATTAATTATGCTTACATTGTTTATTCTAAGAATATTAAATATTCTATAATCATTCTTTAATTCACAAAAGGCACTTAAATACCATTCTTTTTGCTTAAATAAAAGTTTTAACGGTAATATGATTCTTTCACTTTTATTATTTGAAATATCACAGTAAGATATCTTTAACTTTTGTCCATTAAGCAGTGATTTTTTAATATCCTTGAATATTTGTTGTAAATTCCCGTGACTATCCCAATATGCAAAGTCAATTTCTATTAAACTATCATACGATTTATTAAACACATTTTTTAGTTTTGTTAATGTAATATCTATATCAACATAGTTTAGATCTTTTAAGGCTTGTAACCCCATTATCAAACTATTTTGTTCTTCTTGAGTTACTAATGATTTGTCTATTTTGTAATCCTCTAAAATACTTATGCCTCCATTTTTACCCTTTGTTGTGATAATTGGTATTTGTGCTATGGTTAAAGTATCCATATCTCTATAGATTGTTTTA
Coding sequences within it:
- a CDS encoding pyridoxamine 5'-phosphate oxidase family protein — translated: MNGVVKFLSENPVQYFATIGLDGKPKVRPFQFMLEKDGKLYFCTSNEKDVFAQLKEFPYVEITTSSPTFAWIRLSGKAVFSTDIEIKKAVLESSELVKSLYQTPENPIFEIFYLEDAQAVMADFSGNPPVEYTL
- a CDS encoding TetR/AcrR family transcriptional regulator, with protein sequence MGKKTDLRIIRTKKSIKRAFLDLLKAKNYNKITIQDIAEEAMINRNTFYLHYLDKDDLLDQLTSECLNKLKESMNSNSNIHTIDDLGYDDFYEIIKKVFETIEEDIDFYKVILGDESIPYLSIKFTNVIKNHISEGLDKPSTFKVGERNIDHRIIYVEYMAAGLIGVIRFWINNKDKYSMEEVSRLLINMYSKDMIELLKNS
- a CDS encoding (2Fe-2S)-binding protein — translated: MGKVEKIKFRNRKKNKGFEIISLKSFFESANTSFIKKHFRTDFYNLIFVTEGKCIHEIDFLEYTIGPGEILIISKDRVHSYSEFHNLEGYLIMFTEGFLCEFLSNNTSEVKDLFKQSYLNPHVNFIDVHASTLTKLLDIIHGMYTNTDSIINYEVMASAFRTFALLILNSILGEEASRQIKNEIFIQFTELVEEYIHKEKTVEGYANMMHVSKKTVNLMTRKAIDMSAKQYIIQQLIFKIKLKLCFEQKSISEIANELGFTESSNMTRFFKKYTGISPREFRSVNCKGNNNWTRSESMDLNAIKEAIETKVYHITTDTKVPLHEHATQDEVFYCIKGSGFGVLADGEVELKVGDVFIAPAGTMHSMRTDGDLYVTAVLIPVNRIICHCKQVSYGDIRKAMVGGARTIEEIQEITGAGTGCGNCIKDIKKILALACGCKMVSMEAVVDAVKDGADTVEKVGEVTGAGTDCGKCKALIQNIIDTKK
- a CDS encoding MATE family efflux transporter — protein: MNYKEYLSLAIPFIISTVTQPLLGAVDTAVIGRLEHPSYIGGVAIGAVIFNTLYWLFGFLRVSTSGFSAQSLGSQHEKDSYYAYFRPVLIALIISSVFIILQVFIRNIAMYIYNPEPDVVIHAITYFKILIWGAPCVLIGYVNLGWLMGRKYVKETLFLQVSTNVLNIILDIVFVMFLKMGIAGVAYATLISQFYGFIIGNYIISTKINMFKILNYKSELLDKVAIKKIMGVNADLMIRTVCLLIMTNMFIAKGTELGTVILAANAVLYQIQYIISYIYDGLSNASSIFAGKCVGENNVKEYKDVISISNVCTVVLSIILSAFIILFKDHIISIFTNLEDVISLCKEYVIWLAVFPFVIGIGMVYYGIFTGSTYTAPIRNSMVISLLVFITGYFTAIPEYKNHGLWLAFILFSLTRSVILFLYKKQLLNKVFIIENN
- a CDS encoding protein-ADP-ribose hydrolase produces the protein MKKETLLNKLLSYFIAENNEMKIMDMPSDYIEKRRLLRVLMNIRIPQPIDSNILKLHDDFLLEETKEKNIVNPYELHTVAEDFNETKTPLLTKLVLWQGDITTIAVDAIVNAANSKMLGCFVPLHRCIDNAIHSAAGIELRLECNEIMEKQGFDEPTGHAKITKAYNLPSKYVLHTVGPIIYDNLSEEDCRLLASCYTSCLEKASEYDVIKTVAFCCISTGEFRFPKNIASKIAVETVCNWLKVNPNRFDRIIFNVFTREDYNEYARLFREYN
- the nikB gene encoding nickel ABC transporter permease, with protein sequence MKSYLFRRILQLLIVMLLASFLTFSLTYISPSDPAEMMLTSHDIIPTKELLEKTREEMGLNDPFIVQYGNWLKDLLTGDLGYSYSTRESVADILSQRISMTVRLAVVALLFLIAFSLTLGILSAIKKNKLLDYIIRGISFVGISIPAFWLGLILIYIFVVKLHWFKITDQYSLKSVILPALTLSIPLMGRYIRQIRAAILEEYTQDYVIGARARGIRESEIIIKHILPNALLGVITLLGLSIALLLGGTVIVENIFSWPGLGSMALQAITYRDYPLLQSYVIFMALIYVSINFIVDIITQALDPRVSIKGETINE
- a CDS encoding winged helix-turn-helix transcriptional regulator; protein product: MKKELPLCPVETTLTLIGDKWKVLILRDLINGTKRFGELKKSIGSISQKVLTQQLRSMEEDGLVERKVYAEVPPRVEYSLTETGSSLKPILDSMCIWGEKYKEQING
- the nikC gene encoding nickel transporter permease, yielding MNNKNTKKVVFIITLSIAILTILLAIIAPIFAPNDPLATDFAHILEEPNNKYPFGTDQVGRCIYSRILYGAKVSLGMTFWLLSLVFILGLVIGIISGTYGGFIDTIIMRTADTVLAFPDIVFAIAIVGILGPGMRNTILALSVIWWTKYARLTRVLVMGVKNSEYIHAAKMAGVGKLKLIIRYILPNIMSPLVVQLALDIGGMMLALAGLSFLGLGVQSPTPEWGNMLNEGRSYIQTAPWLLIYPGVAIFIVVAIFNILGDSVRDLLDPKHI
- a CDS encoding pyridoxamine 5'-phosphate oxidase family protein, whose translation is MSKELNFIKENPMGFLATTDESGKPRVRGWGIMIDEENRIVFGTSNKKKVFRQLKANPHAEWIAMAKDYSTLRVSGDVVFEEDMQTKLNIIEKTPVIKKLYTGREDELEIFYLENIEYDWFEMKMEFQKK
- a CDS encoding VOC family protein; the protein is MFKRIDHVAFIVKDRAKSINFYEEHFGFKKYYEHDVPVPTVEKIVYLKLGDTTLELIHVSTGSTNKGFHFCLESDNFDEDYTRLINAGIPVDTEPHPVGAREAREEGWRRVVFVGPDGELIEFRG
- a CDS encoding SIR2 family NAD-dependent protein deacylase, with translation MSMPDYLENITKAVKFIKEADYILVGAGAGLSASGGLNYGDSKLFKEWFPKLSELGINTIAEAISLYWSADDLNRRNFWAYWSNHINKIRYEVPALKPYLYLFEVLKSKNHFIITTNVDGQFIKAGFNKEKIFAPQGDYGLFQCEKPCCYELFHNRIFIDKMISNMNNDEFAVQEDDIPHCPKCGSYMTKNLRVDNTFVEAPHMKNQNDYIDFVNNSMNGKLVLIELGVGFNTPVIIRWPFERITSRHPNAVLIRINMDYPEVPQEISSKSLCISNNILKVINDIKTKKI